One genomic segment of Flavobacteriales bacterium includes these proteins:
- the queA gene encoding tRNA preQ1(34) S-adenosylmethionine ribosyltransferase-isomerase QueA, protein MIKRKLSQFNFELPEELLAERPSANRDEARLMVVDRKAGKFEHKLFKDLIDYFDESDVMIFNETKVFPARMYGNKEKTGARIEVFLLRELNKENLLWDVLVDPARKIRIGNKLYFGDDDLVAEVIDNTTSRGRTLRFLYDGSYEEFRQKLKDLGETPLPKYIKREPDAEDEERYQTIYAKNEGSVAAPTAGLHFSRELLKRLEIKGVDFANITLHIGLGTFRSVEVEDLSKHKMDSEELFINADTAHLINSGIQNKRKVCAVGTTSMRAIETSVTTQGLITPYEGWTNKFIYPPYDFNIANCMITNFHTPKSTLLMMVSAFGGHDLIMSAYKEAIKEKYNFFSYGDAMLIL, encoded by the coding sequence ATGATAAAAAGAAAGCTATCACAATTTAATTTTGAATTACCTGAAGAACTTTTAGCGGAAAGACCCTCTGCCAACAGAGATGAAGCTCGCTTGATGGTAGTAGATAGAAAGGCCGGTAAATTTGAACACAAACTTTTCAAAGATTTAATTGATTATTTCGACGAAAGTGATGTGATGATTTTCAATGAAACTAAAGTGTTTCCAGCAAGAATGTATGGAAATAAAGAAAAAACTGGCGCTAGGATTGAAGTCTTTTTGTTGAGAGAACTTAACAAAGAAAATCTATTGTGGGATGTTTTAGTTGACCCCGCAAGAAAAATTAGAATAGGAAATAAACTATACTTTGGTGATGACGATTTAGTTGCTGAAGTAATTGACAACACAACTTCTAGAGGAAGGACTTTACGTTTTCTTTATGACGGAAGTTATGAGGAGTTTAGACAAAAGCTAAAAGATTTAGGCGAAACACCTCTTCCAAAATACATTAAAAGAGAGCCAGATGCCGAAGATGAAGAACGTTATCAGACCATTTATGCAAAAAATGAAGGTTCTGTTGCAGCTCCAACTGCTGGCTTACATTTTAGTCGTGAATTACTAAAACGTTTAGAAATCAAAGGTGTTGATTTTGCCAACATTACCCTTCACATTGGTCTAGGAACATTTAGATCGGTGGAAGTAGAAGACTTGAGCAAACATAAGATGGATTCAGAGGAATTATTTATCAATGCTGACACTGCACACCTCATCAATAGTGGTATTCAAAACAAACGAAAAGTATGTGCTGTAGGAACAACATCTATGAGAGCGATAGAAACTTCAGTTACTACTCAAGGGCTTATTACTCCATATGAAGGGTGGACTAACAAATTTATTTATCCTCCTTACGATTTTAATATTGCAAACTGTATGATTACTAACTTCCATACTCCGAAATCGACATTATTGATGATGGTTTCTGCTTTTGGAGGACATGATTTAATCATGAGTGCTTACAAGGAAGCTATCAAAGAGAAGTATAATTTTTTCTCTTACGGTGATGCGATGCTGATTTTATAA
- the truB gene encoding tRNA pseudouridine(55) synthase TruB, with product MIDFLEGHFLLINKPLRWTSFDAVKKIRNTLRSHLQVKKIKVGHAGTLDPLADGLLIVCTGKFTKRINEFQSQEKEYTGKFILGATTPSYDLETEVDKEYPIDHINEDDFQKATKSLTGEILQIPPIYSAIKQNGKRLYEHARKGEDVKIKERLVQVSEFEITKVELPAVHFRIVCSKGTYIRSLAHSFGQYLNSGAYLGQLTRTRIGNFNLSQAVDIHEFIDSFSPQNNQNAPL from the coding sequence ATGATTGACTTTCTCGAAGGACATTTTTTATTGATTAACAAACCACTTCGATGGACATCTTTTGATGCTGTAAAAAAAATACGAAATACCCTTCGCTCTCATCTTCAAGTCAAAAAAATAAAAGTCGGACATGCCGGCACTTTAGACCCTTTGGCAGATGGTTTGCTCATAGTATGTACAGGCAAATTTACGAAACGCATCAATGAATTTCAAAGCCAAGAAAAAGAATATACTGGCAAGTTTATTTTGGGAGCTACAACCCCTTCATATGACCTTGAAACTGAGGTGGACAAGGAATACCCTATTGATCACATAAATGAAGATGATTTTCAGAAAGCCACGAAATCTCTGACTGGCGAAATTTTACAAATACCCCCTATTTACTCGGCCATAAAGCAAAATGGAAAACGCTTGTACGAACACGCCAGAAAAGGAGAGGATGTAAAAATTAAAGAACGTCTGGTTCAGGTCAGTGAATTCGAAATTACTAAAGTAGAATTACCTGCCGTGCACTTCAGGATCGTATGTAGTAAAGGCACATACATAAGGTCTTTGGCGCATTCATTTGGTCAGTATTTAAATAGCGGAGCCTATCTTGGTCAATTGACACGAACACGAATTGGAAATTTTAATCTTTCCCAAGCTGTTGATATTCATGAGTTTATAGATTCTTTTTCTCCTCAGAATAATCAAAATGCTCCGCTTTAA
- a CDS encoding leucine--tRNA ligase, with translation MEYDFKSIEQKWQDNWRKSKTYKVEEIDNKPKFYVLDMFPYPSGAGLHVGHPLGYIASDVYARFMKHKGYNVLHPMGYDSFGLPAEQYAIQTGQHPAITTENNINRYREQLDKIGFSYDWDREVRTSDPNYYKWTQWIFKQLFDSYYCNIQHKAKPIDELIRSFFDSGNEEVNAACDEDTPQFTAEQWHAFSEQEKEEILQKYRLTFLSETWVNWCEGLGTVLANDEVKDGRSERGNFPVEQKLMKQWSMRITAYAERLLTDLDTLDWSDSIKEIQRNWIGKSKGASVSFSVEGTEQQIEVFTTRPDTIFGVTFMVLAPEHELVRKITTAEHKEEIEKYCHLAALKSERDRQADVKTVTGAFTGAYAIHPFTNERVPIWIGDYVLASYGTGAVMAVPCGDQRDWNFATLFGIEIKNIFKDTDISEGANEDKSAIIDHSDFLSGLSSKEAIQKVVESLEEKGIGEGKINYRLRDAIFSRQRYWGEPFPIYYDGGIAKATPTNDCIELPPVDKYLPTEQGEPPLARANKEDWNIFHGERMEYNTMPGWAGSSWYFLRYMDPHNEEAFVSKEKADYWGQVDLYIGGAEHAVGHLLYSRFWTKFLCDRGFIGFDEPFKKMINQGMILGRSNFVYRINDTNTFVSFDKRKEHKCSRLHVDINLVNNDVLDVEAFKSWREEFKDAEFILSDNGEYLCGFEVEKMSKSKYNVQTPDDLVEKFGADTLRMYEMFLGPLEQFKPWDTKGINGVHNFLRKFWRLVHDEDNNFDIEHSEPNKEEFKALHKCIKKVTEDIERHSFNTVVSTLMIAVNELNDLKSKNKTIVSELVVLISPYAPHFAEEMWQKLGNTNSVTLAKWPQFDEKHLQEDAFTYPVSFNGKMRFTMDLSADLSKDDIEKAVLSFEKTIQYLEGKSPKRVIIVPKKIVNIVV, from the coding sequence ATGGAATACGATTTTAAGAGTATCGAACAAAAGTGGCAAGACAATTGGAGAAAATCCAAGACCTATAAAGTGGAGGAGATTGACAATAAGCCTAAATTTTATGTGTTGGATATGTTTCCTTATCCATCAGGAGCCGGCTTACACGTAGGTCATCCTCTCGGTTATATAGCATCGGATGTATATGCTCGTTTTATGAAGCATAAAGGTTACAACGTTTTACACCCAATGGGTTACGATTCTTTTGGCCTTCCTGCTGAGCAATACGCCATTCAAACTGGACAACACCCTGCCATTACAACAGAAAATAATATTAATAGATACCGCGAGCAACTTGACAAAATTGGTTTTTCATACGATTGGGACAGAGAAGTACGAACTTCTGACCCCAATTATTATAAATGGACCCAATGGATATTTAAGCAGTTATTCGATTCCTATTACTGTAACATTCAGCATAAGGCTAAACCAATAGATGAACTAATTCGTTCCTTTTTTGACAGTGGTAATGAAGAAGTTAATGCCGCTTGCGATGAAGATACACCACAGTTTACGGCTGAGCAATGGCACGCTTTTTCTGAGCAAGAAAAAGAAGAGATTTTACAAAAATACCGCCTTACATTTTTATCGGAAACATGGGTAAATTGGTGCGAAGGACTGGGGACTGTACTTGCAAATGATGAGGTAAAAGATGGCCGCTCAGAGAGAGGTAATTTCCCTGTAGAGCAAAAACTAATGAAGCAATGGTCTATGCGAATTACCGCTTATGCCGAACGCTTATTGACGGATTTAGATACATTAGATTGGAGCGATTCTATAAAGGAAATTCAACGCAACTGGATAGGTAAATCAAAAGGGGCATCAGTATCATTCAGCGTAGAAGGAACAGAACAACAAATAGAGGTTTTTACTACTCGTCCAGATACTATTTTTGGAGTGACCTTTATGGTTTTAGCTCCTGAGCATGAGCTGGTGAGAAAAATTACGACTGCTGAACATAAAGAAGAAATTGAAAAGTACTGTCATTTAGCGGCATTGAAATCGGAAAGAGATAGACAAGCAGACGTCAAAACTGTCACAGGTGCATTTACAGGAGCTTATGCAATACATCCATTTACCAATGAAAGGGTTCCTATTTGGATTGGCGATTATGTTCTGGCTTCTTACGGAACTGGAGCGGTTATGGCTGTACCTTGTGGCGACCAAAGAGACTGGAACTTTGCCACTCTTTTTGGTATTGAGATAAAAAACATTTTTAAAGATACAGACATCAGTGAAGGAGCAAATGAAGATAAGTCCGCCATCATTGATCATTCAGATTTTTTATCAGGACTAAGCTCCAAAGAAGCTATTCAAAAAGTCGTAGAATCCTTAGAAGAAAAAGGCATAGGAGAAGGAAAAATCAATTACAGGCTAAGAGATGCTATTTTTAGTAGACAACGCTATTGGGGTGAGCCTTTTCCAATTTATTATGACGGTGGTATCGCTAAAGCCACACCCACCAACGACTGTATTGAATTACCTCCAGTAGATAAATACTTACCGACAGAACAGGGGGAGCCCCCTTTAGCAAGAGCAAATAAGGAGGATTGGAATATTTTTCATGGAGAACGAATGGAATACAATACTATGCCAGGTTGGGCAGGTTCATCCTGGTATTTCTTAAGGTATATGGACCCCCATAATGAGGAGGCATTTGTGTCCAAAGAAAAAGCAGATTACTGGGGGCAAGTAGACCTTTATATAGGCGGAGCAGAACATGCCGTTGGTCATTTGTTGTATTCACGCTTTTGGACGAAATTCTTGTGCGATAGAGGCTTTATTGGCTTTGATGAACCATTCAAGAAAATGATCAATCAAGGAATGATATTGGGACGTTCCAATTTTGTTTACAGAATAAATGATACCAATACATTCGTAAGTTTTGACAAGCGAAAAGAGCACAAATGCAGCCGACTACACGTTGACATCAACTTAGTGAATAATGATGTTTTGGATGTTGAAGCGTTCAAAAGCTGGAGAGAAGAATTTAAAGATGCCGAATTCATCCTCAGTGATAATGGAGAATACCTCTGTGGTTTTGAAGTTGAAAAAATGTCTAAATCAAAATATAATGTTCAGACCCCAGACGATTTGGTCGAAAAATTTGGAGCCGACACATTAAGGATGTATGAAATGTTTTTAGGGCCTTTGGAACAATTCAAGCCTTGGGATACAAAAGGCATCAATGGCGTTCATAATTTCTTAAGAAAATTTTGGCGATTAGTACACGACGAAGACAACAATTTTGACATAGAACACTCCGAGCCAAACAAGGAAGAATTTAAAGCATTGCATAAATGCATCAAAAAAGTGACAGAAGATATAGAAAGGCATTCTTTTAATACGGTGGTGAGTACCTTAATGATTGCCGTTAATGAACTCAACGATTTAAAAAGTAAAAACAAAACAATCGTTTCGGAATTAGTAGTTTTAATTTCGCCATACGCACCACATTTCGCCGAAGAGATGTGGCAAAAACTAGGAAATACGAACTCAGTTACCTTAGCAAAATGGCCACAGTTTGATGAAAAGCACTTACAAGAAGACGCCTTTACCTATCCAGTATCTTTCAACGGCAAAATGCGTTTTACTATGGATTTATCGGCAGACTTAAGCAAGGACGATATCGAAAAAGCCGTGCTCTCATTTGAGAAAACGATCCAATATTTAGAAGGTAAAAGCCCAAAGAGGGTGATAATAGTCCCAAAGAAAATCGTTAATATCGTAGTATGA
- a CDS encoding undecaprenyl-diphosphate phosphatase, whose product MSKIIVAILLGIVQGLTEFLPVSSSGHLEITAFILKHFGNTGLPEENLLMTVVLHAATALSTLYIFRKEVSEIIKGILQFKWNDEFKFSLKIILSMIPAALIGLIFDEQIDSLFGGQILFVGAMLILTGLLLYVADQAKNTNKNVSYSSSILIGIAQAIAILPGISRSGATISVSVLLGIDREKAAKFSFLMVVPLILGKMAKDILSGEISSESATLIPLIVGFMAAFITGLLACKWMISLVKNSQLKYFSYYCFIVGTLAIVFSTF is encoded by the coding sequence ATGAGTAAAATTATTGTAGCTATTCTCTTGGGGATTGTCCAAGGGCTTACTGAATTTTTACCCGTTAGCAGTAGTGGTCATCTTGAAATCACTGCCTTTATCCTCAAACATTTTGGCAATACGGGTTTGCCTGAAGAGAATTTGCTAATGACGGTTGTTCTTCATGCTGCAACCGCTTTAAGTACCTTGTACATATTTCGTAAAGAAGTAAGTGAAATCATCAAAGGTATTCTTCAATTCAAATGGAATGATGAATTTAAATTTTCTTTGAAAATCATTTTATCCATGATACCCGCAGCTCTTATTGGGCTTATTTTTGACGAGCAAATTGACAGCCTTTTTGGCGGTCAAATTTTGTTTGTAGGTGCTATGCTTATTCTCACAGGACTACTACTATATGTTGCCGATCAAGCAAAAAACACTAACAAAAACGTAAGCTATTCAAGCTCTATTTTAATTGGTATTGCTCAAGCCATTGCTATTTTACCAGGTATATCTAGGTCAGGAGCCACTATATCCGTTTCTGTTTTATTGGGTATTGACAGAGAAAAGGCGGCTAAGTTTTCATTTTTAATGGTCGTTCCGCTGATTCTTGGAAAAATGGCAAAGGATATATTGAGTGGTGAAATTTCTTCAGAAAGCGCTACACTAATCCCATTAATTGTAGGCTTTATGGCTGCTTTTATCACGGGTCTGTTAGCCTGCAAATGGATGATTTCCTTAGTCAAAAATAGTCAGCTAAAGTACTTCTCTTATTACTGCTTCATTGTTGGTACACTAGCAATCGTATTTTCTACTTTCTAA
- a CDS encoding cell division protein FtsX: MKQAQERHIKRKLRTSSLSTMLSISLVLLMLGSMGFIYINTNRLTNYIKENVGVSLILKDNIKKVDRFQLQKNLDASPWVKSSRFVSKDEAAKILESDLGEDFISFLGFNPLSASIEVFLNAEYASEQNFTALEKEIEGNEIIKEIIIQKDLIDSINSNVRKLSLILVSFCVLLLIVAIALINNTIRLTVYSKRFIIRTMKLVGATNSFVRKPFLRSGIIQGVFSGLIGVILLISVLFSLHKEMPELLVLQDMYTIVLIFIGILLFGVLMSVIVTNIAVGKYLKMNENDLYH; encoded by the coding sequence ATGAAACAAGCACAAGAAAGACACATAAAACGTAAGCTCAGAACTTCTTCATTGTCTACTATGTTGAGTATTTCTTTAGTGTTGCTTATGCTTGGCTCTATGGGTTTTATTTATATTAATACAAACCGACTTACAAATTACATAAAAGAGAATGTAGGTGTTAGCCTAATTCTAAAAGATAACATTAAGAAAGTAGACCGTTTCCAGCTTCAAAAAAATCTTGATGCATCACCATGGGTTAAGAGTAGTCGCTTTGTGAGTAAAGATGAAGCTGCTAAAATATTAGAAAGTGATTTGGGCGAAGATTTTATATCTTTTTTAGGCTTTAACCCCTTATCTGCAAGCATAGAAGTCTTTTTAAATGCAGAGTATGCGAGTGAACAAAACTTTACGGCTTTAGAAAAAGAAATTGAAGGCAATGAAATCATCAAAGAAATAATTATTCAAAAAGATTTAATTGACTCTATCAACTCCAACGTCAGAAAACTAAGTTTAATATTAGTTTCTTTTTGTGTCCTTCTATTGATTGTGGCTATTGCTCTAATTAATAACACTATAAGGCTAACAGTATATTCAAAACGCTTTATCATTAGAACTATGAAACTTGTTGGGGCTACTAATTCTTTCGTAAGGAAACCTTTCCTAAGAAGTGGAATTATACAAGGTGTTTTTTCTGGTTTGATTGGTGTGATTTTACTGATTTCTGTGTTGTTTAGTCTACATAAAGAAATGCCTGAATTATTAGTACTACAAGACATGTATACCATTGTTCTTATTTTTATTGGAATACTTTTATTTGGTGTGCTGATGAGTGTAATTGTTACCAATATTGCCGTTGGCAAATACCTTAAAATGAACGAAAACGATTTATACCATTAA
- a CDS encoding DUF3098 domain-containing protein: MEFNFGKRNYQLMILGVVLIICGYILMSGGKSEDPEVFSDAIFNFRRLTLSTIFLVSGFVVEVFAILHKAKDE; encoded by the coding sequence ATGGAATTCAATTTTGGAAAAAGAAATTATCAATTAATGATTTTAGGAGTAGTACTCATTATATGTGGCTACATTTTAATGAGTGGCGGAAAGTCTGAAGACCCAGAGGTGTTCAGCGATGCTATTTTTAACTTCAGAAGGCTAACACTATCAACAATTTTTCTTGTAAGTGGATTTGTTGTTGAAGTCTTTGCCATACTTCACAAAGCAAAAGATGAGTAA